Below is a genomic region from Haliotis asinina isolate JCU_RB_2024 chromosome 14, JCU_Hal_asi_v2, whole genome shotgun sequence.
TTCAATCTGTGTGACCCTGTTGGAAAAAGAGTAAGAAAATAAGGTGTTACGCaaccttttagcaacattcaatgGAAATCACACACTGTAACGAATCAGGGTTGTTGCCGTgagaagcgaacgctttaaccacaaggataTACGTTAGACAGCCTTTAGACAACCCAAGAGCATAGGGTTCTGGGGCGGCAAAGGCGAGGCAACTCCGCACTACCAATTTCAATTCCACAATCCGTATTCCCTTACCTGTGAATATGTGTGTTCTAGTTAAACGCTTTTAGATATTTAGATATATTCGTAGTGTGGGGTAGTGTGGTAGGTTTGCTTTTAGTAATGCTCTgtgttccatcaatatcacgttggggcactccagaaatgggctccacacattgtacccatatggggaattgaatccAGGTCTTCGGCTCGACAGGCGAACGCTGTGATCACTAGGCTACCGCACCGCTCCATATACACATGAAGCAGATTGAAAAAGACAAGCTGTTTTGACAAAATGGAACGGGGAATATGGAAACCGGAACTTACAAGGCTTGATTTCCTCTCCATCTGAACACGTCGCAGACACATGGAATCAGAGTTGCATATTCCTCCAATAGTGAAGTGCTTGAGCCTGGAGTGGACCTCCTTGGCCTTCATCGCGATCTTGTAGTAGCAGTAAGCGATGATGAGGATGTGGACGATGTAGCAGTAAATGATAAGGCACCATGTATAGGCCACAGCTCCGGATTCCTTGTCATCCCAGTCTATGCTGCAGGAGGTCCCGAAGGGTTCGTAAGTGTAGGCGCTCCACCCAAGAAGCGGCGGGACAGTCCATAAAAGGGAGTACAGCCACAGGAATATTATCACTTTTATCGTCACGGACCGGGTGAGGCGGTGAACTAAAGGTCAACATATGAGTTTAGAATATTCATTTTGCCTGTGACACCATTAAGACATCCATGGAAATAGAATATAGAGGTCGATTATGTACTACCAATCAAAAGTTTCTACTCGTTGAAAACACTCACTCtgttttttgtatgtttatgaTGAATTTCTCATGGGTTAACCACTGCAAACCTTTCACGAGAATCATGCTTCAAATTGCTGTAAAGCatatgcaaatatcgtgcatgtgaacattttggtgtaaagGTTTGTCAAGAATTCGCCAAATGTCACTAGGTTTCATCATTTATCGAACTCATAACAATAATCTTTTTAACGTTAAAAATTAAGTGTTGCGAACAATACAAcatttcatgtgtaaacagtacttaTGAATAGTATGGAATATTTGCAAAATCTTGTTTAGAACTATAGTCTGAAGAATGTTGATACTGTCCACTTACACTAGAGAGTGTTAACCTTTGATGCGTGGTTTAATATATTGATGTATGACAGATGACAatgaagtgagtgtgtgagtgggtgcctttgtgagtgaatgagtggttgCTTACGTGAGTGTGTAAATGGTTGCGCAGGTGAATGTGTGAGCGGTTgcgtacgtgagtgagtgagtgattgagtgagtggttgcTTAAGgaagtggatgggtgagtgtgaatgaCTTATTCCGTGTGTGAGTGGTCGCGTGTGTGAGTGCATGTTGGCAACCTTCCAACATTTCCTTCAGGTTGAAGCAGGAAACACAAATAACGTATTTACACATTGAACATATCAGAAACAGACACTGGGTGTGAATTATAACAGGAACTACTCACGTAATATTAACAATATCTATATTCaaaggaaatctgagagcacctGAACATTTTTCATATGACTGTCTCTATTCGGACACACATCAATTACAATTTCTGACGTTTTTCAATTTGTTTGGGGTGAGTTGTCCTTACCGTTACTTCATCATATCATAATTATGTTTAAGATATAAAACTATCAAAATCCTTACCATCGCCCGGCATACACACTGAAATAAAACGGTAGACACTCAAACACGCCAGGGTGTTCATATCGGTCTGTGCCAGGGTGAAGGTCATGAACCCTTGAATGATGCATCCCACTTTCCCGTATAGGTATCGGCCGGCATAATTGGACGAGGTTGTTAGAGGGTAGCCAAACAGAGAGATGCCCAAGTCGGAGATCACTAGGTTTAGAAGCAGCTGATTGTGGGGATTCTTCCTCAACTTCTTGTGCTTGCAGAATACCACCAGCACACACACGTTGCCGATCGTTgctagtaatcctgaaataaagTAAGGTACATTTGACAAGGCCTGGATGTCCAACGACATGCTGTTGAATATCGTTGCTAGCAATCCTGAAACACAGTATGGTACATTTGACAAGGGGTGGGGTCATCGTGAATGTCCAGCACCAACCCCTTGAATATCGTTGCTAGCAATCCTGAAATACAGTATGGTACATTTGACAAGGGGTGGGGGTCATCGTGAATGTCCAGCACCAACCCCTTGAATATCGTTGCTAGCAATCCTGAAATACAGTATGGTACATTTGACAAGGGGTGGGGTCATCGTGAATGGCCAACACCGATACGTTGCTGATCGTTTGAAGTAACCCTGAAACAGAGAAAGGTAAATTCAGCTGGACGTGAAGTCATCCCAAATATGTCTTCCTTCATGGTCAGCTTGCTGACCTCTGTGGCCAAATGGTCCCAGTTAATATTGATTGCCAACGTAGTCATACGCGGGTATTAAACATATTTGAGGTGATCTGACTTCTATCGAATAGAATTTAGTGTCATTAATAAATGAGCAAAGAGCGATGTATCTAGGAAATTGCTATAGGATCGAATTGGGGTTTTGCCCTTCCACCATTAACTAAATTTGATGGACCAGCAGTTGTCTGATTATATTTTATCGATCTTTTGCATGAAGGCGTGTTTGGATGTTCAATATGTTGCGTAAAAACAGAAACTTACTAATGAGAGTGAGATCTTTTTCAAAGTTGTTAATACTGATACAAAGAAAAATGTGTTAATGATGTTGGTGTTCTGATGGTTATTCTCACTTAATGGATGCGAAAAAACAAAGGGATCGTATTCTCACAAAGGCCATTATCACAAAATTAATAATAAACATAGATATAGCTCACAGAAGAGCTGACATCTCTGTTTGTTAGTCATATCATTGGTAGctaaaatgtcaaacatttaaAGACGAGAGAGAGTCGATAAATGTTAGATTCTATTGGTATCAAAATGCCACTGATATGATTTTACCTATATATTTCTACATGAGTGAAACATGCTGGTTTGCCAAGTGAAAACAGGATGACCTTATGTGTGTACGTTGCATTGAATATGGACCTTTCCGTCTCAACTTTCTGGACTCGATGCATTTTTACAGAATTAATAGTTTTAAAAGATATCACAAGAGCAATGAGGGAAATGTACACAGAGATGACTGCGGGGTATAAGAGATGACTGCGTGGTGTCAGAGATGACTGCTTGGTGAAAGGGGGTGATTGTGCGGTGAAAGAGATACCTGCGTGGTATGAGAGATGGCTCTGTGGTATAAGAGATGACGTTCTCATAAAACAGATGAGTGCGTAGTGTAAAAGATGACTGCGTGGTGTGAGAGATAAAGTTTCATAAATGTTGACATGGTAAAAATGATGACAAAATGTCAGATATGATGATAACGTATCATAAATAGTGACATAGTTTTCTTTGGGAAGAGCGGTTTCTTAATTCTCCAACCTCGTTTTTAACTGAATTTACGAGTCTGCTAAAAGTATCATTGGCCATGGAATTGCATTTAAATGAGATTATCACTAAAAGGTTTTGAGTAGCACTCGCGCAATGTAGATGATTTTCACATCAGTTATTGAAACTGGAAggaattattataattattttatAAACTGTATAGATAGATGATAGAATATGTTTGCAGTGCGATGAAGGTTATATTGAGGAAGAATACTTACAAAGTAGAAACGATGGTAAGCGAACGTCATAAATAGTGACATGGTATAAATGATGATAACGTGTCATAAATAGTTACACATTAAAAATGATGACAACGTGTCAGATATGATGACAACGTATCATATATAGTGACATGGTATAAATGCTGATAACGTGTCATAAATAGTAACACATTAAAAATGATGATAACGTGTCATATATGATGACAACGTATCATATATAGTAACATGGTATAAATGATGACAACGTGTCATATATGATGACAACGTATCATATATAGTGACATGGTATAAATGCTGATAACGTATCATAAATAGTAACACATTAAAAATGATGATAACGTGTCATATATGATGACAACGTATCATAAATAGTGACATGGTATAAATGATGATAACGTGTCATAAATAGTAACACATTAAAAATGATGATAACGTGTCATATATGATGACAACGTATCATAAATAGTGACATGGTATAAATGATGACAACGTGTCATATATGATGATAACGTATCATAAATAGTGGCATACGTTTATATGACGACAACGTGTCATAGACGGGTTAGACACAGTACTCTTTTTGGTGAGCCACTCACCTAATCGTTAGCATGCAAAGTCATCGATCTAACCAACCCGCAACCGGGGTTCCCATGAGTGTGTAACGCTAAATAaagtatatgttatatttgaccattttctaaattgCATTATGTTTTCAAAACCTGCTATTTCTGCTTCAAGGCGAGAGACTGAGAACCCTGAGCTTGTCTTAAGAATTCTGAAGCCTTGTGAAGCTACAGTATGGTGAAGCTATTTGCGTGTTCAGTATAGTACCAACTCTCTCGTCATCTAGCGGAAGAACACTGTGTTACAAAATACTCCTGTAAAGGGTTATCATGTATCAGATcaagaatgaggactattttatagatatacaacttctttattctgtttagGCGACGTTTCCACATACGTGTAAATTCTAATGTTGTTGTCAATTGGCATTTGAAAAACGAACATGTGTAATAACGCGGTAAACGCTAATAAACTGCGACAAATTGTAATAACTGCCATGAAGTGTAATAAAATACGTCATTGCCTATTATGCAAGGAAACATTCACAATGTTAAAATGTGAGATTAAGCTTTAAAGAAAGCACAAACCGGACATTGAAGACATGGTACCGAaaattgtaaacaaactgtaacAAATTGTAATAGCATCTCTCGCTCCTTCTAATTTCCAAATAAAATCGAGTATCAGTCTCTGTTCATGTTCATCATGGTCACAtcacaacactgacatgttaaCCCCCAGGCCCCTTAACACCAGATTCAAAGAACACTTGTCCTTTATGAACAAACAAGACTAGAAATCCGCCACATCTGAACATTTTCCCCCAAACCAAGATCACTACATCGTATGGGAAGCCACCAACGTTCTGTCTACCAATAAAAGCAACACCTGGTGACAGAGGAAACTGCCAGGATTCTGTTCTttcctaagaaagtgtaatcccaaatataacacgttAAACCACAAGCCACTGATATCAAGAGAAGCCAGCCATCATGAACCTCAACCAGGAAATCCACCTGCTCAGCGCCTCATTTCTAATTAAATACATAACAGATTGTCGCGATAAAGAAATAATTCAAAAGTCTAGACAGTTGTTCATAGAAATGTCAAAATACTCTCCTAAAACAAAGGCATAAGCTGTATATATTACAGGTACACTAAACGTGTTCTATATTTTTGTCGCCCCAGCGAGTGTGACATTTAATCTGAGTCTGATATCTCTATTGGTGGCAGGCAAATACACCTTTGAATAAGTATGTCACAACattcatatatatcattttacTGGGTATATCACAAACAACATTTAACATTGTCAGTGCTGCACAGTAAGCGTAATCGTCATTCTGAGCCTGAGGTGGCAAAACATGTCGAAAGTATCGTTGAAATGCGTCACAAACGATATCAGATACCTACTCAACTAATGCACTCTGGCATACGTCCAGTTTTCTGTTCTCAGTTTCTTGCTGGCGTGAACATCAGCTAACTCTACAGGGCAGGTATAGAATTTCCCAACAGAAACAAGTTGAGTTGGTCTCTACGTCACATTGACATTATTCTAGACATAAAGACATAAAGATCAAGTTTGCATTTATTTCCGTTCTGTGTCCATGGTCTCAGCAACATTGGTTTCATAAACATATATCTTCATTTCGCTACtgtttcaaaacagaaaatgtcatagcACCAAACTCGAAAGCAAAACAATTTCTTATTCTTTATACAAAGCTACAGTTTATGATACAGATCAACTTCCCTCAGGTAATTTACGATCAGATGTCCCTCACACGAGAAAACAGATCATTCAGAGTTACCGCAACATAATGGGAACTCCTTGCAGTCAAAAAGTCCACacaatcaagcaaaatatgcttgatggtGAATACTTCATCGC
It encodes:
- the LOC137260680 gene encoding rhodopsin, G0-coupled-like, which codes for MSLDIQALSNVPYFISGLLATIGNVCVLVVFCKHKKLRKNPHNQLLLNLVISDLGISLFGYPLTTSSNYAGRYLYGKVGCIIQGFMTFTLAQTDMNTLACLSVYRFISVCMPGDVHRLTRSVTIKVIIFLWLYSLLWTVPPLLGWSAYTYEPFGTSCSIDWDDKESGAVAYTWCLIIYCYIVHILIIAYCYYKIAMKAKEVHSRLKHFTIGGICNSDSMCLRRVQMERKSSLMSVLLTVTFIILWSPYAFVCVWSVYNPNLPNWITTWPTMFAKFTCTLNPFLYFMTHPTFKRHVMALFPRGKDPPPRSGQEMRPLG